The Pseudofrankia sp. DC12 region CATCGTGTCGGTCATCGTCATTCGAGTCCGGTGTCAGCCTCTTGATCGGGGGTGGCCCGGCCCTTCGGCACGCGGATCATCCACGTCGGGGGTCGGACCAGGGTTCCGGTTCGTCCAGCGCAGCCCGCCGGGCCTTTCGCGGTTCGTCGGCTCAGCCGAAGACCGGGGCACCGGCGGGCAGGGAAAATCGGAACTCCGCGCCACCGCCGGGCGCCCGTCCGACCACGATCGTGCCGCCGTGCGCCTCGATCAGCGCCTTCGCGATGTAGAGCCCGAGCCCGGTGCCGTTGCCCCGGCTGGCCCCGCGCCAGAACTTGGTGAAGACCCGGCCCGCGTTGGCCTCCGGCACACCGTCACCCTCGTCGGCCACGCTCACCTCGGCTCCCGTCTCCGTGCCGCGCAGTTCGACAGTCACGGTACCCGCTCCATGGCGCAGGGCATTGTCGACGAGGTTGTGCAGCACCTGCTCGATCTTGTCCGGGTCGATCCACATCTCCGGCAGCTCGTCATCGATGTGGACGACGAACCGGTCCGAGCCGGCGGCACCGGCGGCCACCTTGCCCTGGAGCACCCGGGTGAGGATCACCTTGGGGTCGGCGATCTGCTTGCGCAGCTGGATCCGGCCGGCGTCGATCCGGGAGACGTCGAGCAGCTCGGTCAGCAGCCGGGTGACCCGGTCGGCATCCGTGTTGACCGTGTTGAGCATGAGCTTCTTCTGCTCGTCGGTGAAGCGCTCCCATTTGGCCAGCAGCGTCGCGGTGAAGCCCTTGACGCTGGTCAGGGGGGACCGCAGCTCGTGCGCGACCGTGGCGACGAGATCGGAGCGGTTGCGCTCGATGCGCTCCCGGCTGGCCGTGTCGCGCAGGCACAGCGCGACCTGGAGGAGCCGGCCGGCGTGCCGGGTGTAGCGCACCGTCACGTTGAAGTCGTGGTCGCGCGTCGGGCCTGCGTACGTCAGGCGCCGCTCCGGCTGGCCGGTGACCCGGGGCAGCCGCCGGCCCGCGGTCGACGCCTCCCACCAGTCGTTGCCGCGTTCGTCGACGAGCGGTAGCACCTCGGTGACATGCCGACCGCCGACCGCCTGGGCGTCGAGGCTGGTGAGGGCCGCCGCGGCGGCGTTGAAGACGAGCACGACGCCGTCCGCGTCGGTCAGCACGACCGCGTCCGGGAGCCCGTCGAACGCCGTGGCCGACGCGGCAGTCACCGACCCGGCCGGGGCACCGGACGAGTCGGTGGCCGCCGCGGCGTCGGGCGTTCCAGCCGTCGTGAGGCCGGCGTCCGCGCCGCCGGGCTCGGCTGCCTGGCCCGCGGCGTCATCCGGGCCGGCGGTCTGCCCACCGACGCGGGTGGGTGCTGAGGTGACCGTATGCGTCACCGTCGTTCACCTCCCCCGGTGCCGTGCGTACCGGATCTGGCCATTCTCCGCGCCCGGGCGGACGCGTAAAGACAGAGAGCCGTCGCGACCGCAAGATTCAACGACTCGGCCTGACCGTACACCGGCACCCGAAGCACCGCGTCCGCGGCGGCCAGAGCATCCGGGGACAGACCGTGTGCCTCGTTGCCGAACAGCCACCCGGTCGGGCCATCGAGGTCGCCCGCGTCGGCGGCGTCGTAGAGGTCACGGGTGCCATAGCCCGAGGTGGCGACCACCCGGCAGCCGGCGGCGCGCAGCCAGTCGACGGCCACGCCGAGGTCCGGCTCGGTGATGACGGGCAGGTGAAAGAGGCTGCCGGCGCTGGCGCGGACGCACTTACCACCGAAGGGATCGACCCCGTCGCCCGCGAAGATGACGGCGTCCGCCCCGGCCGCGTCCGCGGTCCGGATGACGGTGCCCGCATTGCCCGGGTCGTTCGCTGCGACACAGACCGCGACCAGGGCCGGGCCGACCATGCCAGCCTGTCCCGGTTGTCCTGTCCCGACCGCCGGGCGGCCCCGGCCGGGGGTACCGGGCCGGCCAGGCAGGCTGGTGAGATCGGCGAGCCTGGTGGCGCGAAGCGTGGCGACGCCGACCAGGCCCTGCGGCGTGACCGTCTCGGACAGCGCCGCGGCCGCGGCGGCCGTCACGGGACGGACCGGCACACCGGCGGCGGCGGCCTTCGCCACGAGCCCACCATGACGCGCGGCGGCCGAATCGCCGACGAACAGGTCGGTGAGCCGGCCGGCCGCGAGCGCCGCCTCGACGGCCTGGAAGCCCTCGGCGAGAAAGCGCCCCTCGGCCCGGCGGGCCGAGGGGCGACGCAGCCGCCGGGCCGCCACGACACCGGCTGCTCGGGGACCCAGTGGCTGGGCCCCCCTAAACGACACTGTCACCGCCGACGCGGTGGTCAGGCCGCCGACGACTCCGAGGCCACCGGAGGCACGGCGGCGCGGGCGACCTCGACGAGCGCGGTGAACGCGGCCGGGTCGTTGACGGCGAGGTCGGCGAGGATCTTCCGGTCGACCTCGACGCCGGCGACCTTCAGACCCTGGATGAAGCGGTTGTAGGTCATGCCGTTGGCGCGCGCGGCCGCGTTGATGCGGGTGATCCACAGCTGCCGGAAGTCACCCTTGCGGGCGCGACGGTCCCGGTAGGCGTAGTTCATCGAGTGGAGCATCTGCTCCTTGGCCTTGCGGTACAGCCGGGACCGCTGGCCGCGGTAGCCGCTCGCCTGGTCAAGGGTGGTGCGGCGCTTCTTCTGGGCGTTGACTGCCCGCTTCACGCGTGCCATGAGGGCACTGTCTCCTAACGTTCTTCGTGGCCGGCAGCCGGGCCTCCCACGGGAGCACCCGGAACAGCCAACCGGTCACCTAGCGGTCGCGCTCGCCCCGCGGCCGGACCGGCCGATGGCTCGGTCCGAGCGGATGACAAGCGGATCAGCCCAACGCGCTCAACCCGCCCAGCTGGGCCGGATCACCGCGACGAGCAGTGGGCCCCGAGCCTCGAGACCAGGGTTCGCCCGTCCCGCCTAGCGGGCCAGCATGCGCGAGATGCGACGGTTGTCCGCGGGGGCGAGCACGACCTCGTCGTTGAGCCGACGGGTGCGACGACTCGTCTTGTGCTCGAGAAGGTGTGCGCGGTTGGCCCGGCGCCGCATGATCTTGCCGGAGCCGGTGACGCGGAACCGCTTGGAGGCGCCGCTGTGCGGCTTCATCTTGGGCATGTCGTGTCTCGTGTCCTGAGGTAGGGGGACCTGATGGGGGTTGGGTCCGAGCCGCCCTAGCGGACCGGCTCGGGCTCGGGCCGCCGCTGGCTCGCGCCCTTGTGGGGGGCCATGACCATCGTCATGTTCCGGCCGTCCTGCTTGGGCTGGGCCTCGACGTACCCGAGCTCGGCGACGTCGGTCGAGAGCCGCTGCAGCAGACGGATACCGAGCTCCGGCCGCGACTGCTCCCGGCCACGGAACATGATGGTGATCTTGACCTTGTCGCCGGCCTTGAGGAAGCGCACGACGTGACCCTTCTTGGTCTCGTAGTCGTGCGGGTCGATCTTCGGTCGGAGCTTCATCTCCTTGATGACCGTCTGGACCTGGTTCTTCCGAGCCTCGCGCCGCTTCTGGTCGGACTCGTACTTGAACTTCCCATAGTCCATGAGCTTGCAGACGGGCGGCCGGGCGGTCGGCGCGACCTCGACGAGGTCGAGATCTGCCTCCTGCGCCAGCCGCATGGCCTCCTGGATCGAGACGATGCCGATCTGCTCGCCCTCCGCGCCGACGAGGCGAACCTCGGGCACGCGGATGCGGTCGTTGATGCGTGACTCTGTGCTGATCTGGTTTCCTCCATGGCTCGACGCGCGGGGGTCCGGGGGCCACCCCCGGGCATACATAGCGGGCATCCAGCGAAGCTGGCCAACGGCCAGCGAGCTGGCACGCCCGACTCGGCATGACCTCACCGCAGCGGAGCACCAAGCCCGAAATCCGGGCTTCCGGCCGACAGCCGCCCCCCAAAGGGAACAGCTCGACCGACCGGCGACCCGGTCACCTACAGGGGCTGATCGACGATTCGATCAGCCGGACCCGGCACCTGAATGCCGAGCGGTGACTCGGGTGGAGGGCGAACCCCCGCTTGGTCCTGCCGACCGCCGGGGGCAACCCGTGCGGGCTGTCCCTGGCGCCGCCCCGGTGAGGGCGCTGGCGCGACATGTGCAGGTCGCTCACCTGAGACGCTCAGGTGGCTGGTGCGCTGGCGACGGCTGCTCAGCCTCATCAGCTGAGCGACCGTGCCTGACGTCACCAGGCCTCGAACACCCGGAAGCGGAACCCTATGCCGACCGTCGGCAGGCGGTCTGAGCCAGCGTAGCAAACCGGCTGCCCGAGGTTGAGGCTGACGGCGGCCTGGCCGTTCGGTCAGGACGAACGCCCTGCCCGCTCAGCCCGGAGCGTCCCGGCGGCGCCAGCGGCGCGCCGCGAGGCCGCGACCGAGGCTCCCACGCAGCGCGGCGGCCTGCGTCGCGTCGACGAACACGACCGGCGGCGCCGGCCCCGGGTCCACGACGACGGCCGCCCGCAGCCGGCGGGCGATCTCGTCGAACCGAGCATCATCGCCTGGCCCGGCCGCCGGGACCGCGACGGCGACGGCCGGGCCGGCCGCCGCCGAATCCGGGCCGGTCACCAGGTCGACCTGCCAGAGCCGGGCGCCGCGGGCGAGCCCGTCAGCGGCCAACGCGTCCAGCTCGGCGGCGACCCGCGACCTGACGCCCGCGTCCCACGGCCGGGCCGGCGGGCGCAGCCCGGTGGACGGGCTCCCCACCTGCGCCCGCACCCGCACGTCAGGCGGGCCGGCGAGGGCGCTGACGTCCAGGGTGGCCGTCACCGGGCCGGCCACGTCGACGACCACGGTGAGATGGCCCAGGCGGGCCGCCTCGGCGCACGCGTCCGCGGCGGCGACCGGGACCGGCCTGGCCGCCGAACGCCACGCCGAGAGCGCTGCCGCACTGCTGAACACCGGCAAAGCCGTCGCCCCGGACGGCAGCCGCAGGGTGGCGAGCACCATCTCCGACTGTTTCTCGCCGCGAAGTCCAGGTCTGGGCGAGTGCCGGTGCCCGCCGGCCGCCGCAGGCCCCCGATCCGGGCCGGGCTCGGGGTCGGCCGGGTCGGCGAGCGCGATCAGCCGGGACTCGATGCCCACGAAGACCCGGGCACCGGCGAGCGCACCGGCGACGGCGGCCTCGTCACCCGCCTCCAGGGCGGCGCGCAGCCGCGGGTCCGCCTCGCCGGCGTCGCCCTGCCCCGGCGGGGTCATCAGATCGACTGCCACCGGCCAACCCTACGGTCCGCGCGCCGACCACCTGGCGCCGTGACCTCAGTCGGAGCGGGGACTGGGCACGGTAGGCGTGTCCGGCGGGTCGATCCGGGCCCGGGACCGCGCCGGCGGGCCGGGGATGGCCGGAGCGTGGGCCTGGGCCGGGTCCACGGGGCCGAGCGGGGCCTCGTCGACCATCTCGGCGAGCAGCGTGAACGCCTCCCGGGTCCGTGGGCGCAGCTTCTCCCAGACCAGCGGAGCGCCGCCAGCGAGCGCCGGGTCGTACGGGATCGTCACCGTCGCGTAGACGGCTTCGACCAGCGTCGGCCGGTCCGCCGCCCCGCCCCGCGACCGGGCACGGGCCGCGTGCCGGGCCGACGCCGGTCCGGCGGACCCCGGCGTCGTCTCGACGTGGACGACGACGGCGCCACCCGGCAGGTCGGCCCGCGCGGAGGCCAGCGCGGTCAGCGCGTCCTGGACGCAGCCGGCCTCGGTGAACCGCGTCGGCTCGGGGCCAGCCGGCCGGGCCAGGGCGCGCCGGCTGCGCGTGGCCGGCTCGGCGCGGGCGGTGAGCACGACGGTGTCCGCCCGGGCCAGCAGCACCGCCGGCACGGGCTGGGTCCAGCCGGGCGGCCCGTCGATGACCAGGGTGGGGAAGAGCCGTTCGAGCAGGTCGACCACCCAGGCCGTCTCGGCGGCGGTGAGCCCCGGGCCGGTGAGGTCACGCAGTCCGGGCAGCACCTCCAGACCGGAGTCGCCGGCCGTGGCGAGGAACCGTCGGGCCTCCGTGACCGATCCGACCGACGGGGTGGCGGCGAGCTCACGCAGCCCGACGCCACGGCCGGGCACGCCGGCCCGGTCCGCGAGCGGGCCGCCCTGGTCGGGGCAGGCGTCGACGGCGACCACCCGGCCGCCCCGCAGCGCGGCCAGCGCCATCCCGAGCCCGACCGCGACGGTGGTCCGCCCGCTGCCGCCGCCGAACCCACCGACGAGCACCCGTCGGCCGTCCACCCGGGTGGCCGGGACCGGGGCGAGCACCCCCAGCCCGGCGAGCTCCATCCCACGCAGCCAGGCGGCCGCGAACGCCTCCGTCGGCCCCGCGGCACCCGGCGACGCCGGCCGAGGCCAGGCGGGCGCGGGCCCACCTGGAGCAGGCCAGGCAGGCACCAGCGGCGCGGGCCAGGCGGACACGGGCACAGCTCCGGGCGACCCGGGTGCGGGCCAGGCGGGTGCGGGCGCCGCGACGGCCGCGGGTGGGTAGACGACCGGGCCCGGCCGGTCCGGCTCAGACACGGGCGCGGGCGGCCCGCCCCGCCCGTCGGGCGCCTCCCCCGGCGGCGGAAACGACGGGCGGGGCGGGCCGTAGCCGAACCAGACCCGCGGCGGGTCCTCGGGGCCCGCCGTGCCCGGCGTGACCGCACCGGCCTGGGGCCGCTGGTCTGAGGCCGGCCGGTCCGGGGCCGGCTGGCCGACCCATGGTGCTCCGGGCTCGCTGGGCCGTGCCCAGGCGTTCGCCGCGGGCAGCTCGCGGTCCCCTGGCTCAAGCCAGGCGGCGTAGCCGCTCTGGTCCAGGTTGTCGCGCCACCCGTCCGGGCCGGCCGGCCCGGCGGGTTCCCGTCGCGGCGCGGCACTCGCCGGCGACTCGGCACCTGGCAACGCAGGATCGGGCGACGACGCGAGATCGGGCGAACCGGCCCGGCCAGGCTCGACGACGGCGTCCGGGGCCGCCGCGCCGCCCAGGGCGGCGTGGCCGGGCGGTGGCAACGGATCAGACAACGGATCAGGCGACGGGGCCGGCTCGTCCGAGCAGGCGGCCGGCGCGGCGGCGGCATCGGCGCCGCCGGGCCGCGCCGGGCCGGGCGGGCCCCACCAGGAACCGCGCGGCGGGGCCACCGGAGCCGCGACGAGCCCGACATCGGGAACCCATCCGCCGACGACCAGGGGCGCGGGCGGCTCGTCCACCCAGGCGGACGGCTCCGCGCTCGCGGGGGCTTCGTCCGGGGCCGGGCTCGCGACAGCCGGGACCGCTGGCGCCGCCGCGGCCGGCGGCGGCAACGCCGCCCGCGCTGGCGAGACAGACCGAGCCGGCGCGGCGACCCCAGGGCGGGCCGGCCTCGCCGGCGTCGAGCCCGGCGACGTGTGGGACGCGGTCGGCGACGTGTGGGACGCGGTCGGCGCCCGGCGGGGCGCGGTCGGCGCCGGACGGGGCGCGGTGGACGACGGGTCGCGGTCGGGGGGCACGGCCGCGAGGCGCCGGTCCCCGGGCCGGGGGTTCGAGGCGGTGGCACGGGCCCGCGCCGACGGCCGGCGGACCATCGCGCGCTCGCCACTCGCCTCCTGCAGACGCATGCCCAGCAAGGAGACCGGGCGAGCGTCACCGCCCCCGCCCGGAGCGGGCACCGTCACGGTCGACGCGTCGGCGGCGTCACCCGCCTCACCCGCGGGCTCGGCGGACCCGTACTCGCCTGGTCTGACCTGGCCGGACGTGGTTGAGGCCGGCTCGCCCTCGCCGTCGCCCGTCACCGGCGCCACGCGCACGCCACGTCACCCCGCTCCCCAGCCGATACCGCCCCCAGCGCAACCACGGGGTCAACTATCTCCGCTGACCCACGTTCAGTGCCG contains the following coding sequences:
- a CDS encoding SseB family protein translates to MAVDLMTPPGQGDAGEADPRLRAALEAGDEAAVAGALAGARVFVGIESRLIALADPADPEPGPDRGPAAAGGHRHSPRPGLRGEKQSEMVLATLRLPSGATALPVFSSAAALSAWRSAARPVPVAAADACAEAARLGHLTVVVDVAGPVTATLDVSALAGPPDVRVRAQVGSPSTGLRPPARPWDAGVRSRVAAELDALAADGLARGARLWQVDLVTGPDSAAAGPAVAVAVPAAGPGDDARFDEIARRLRAAVVVDPGPAPPVVFVDATQAAALRGSLGRGLAARRWRRRDAPG
- the infC gene encoding translation initiation factor IF-3; the encoded protein is MYARGWPPDPRASSHGGNQISTESRINDRIRVPEVRLVGAEGEQIGIVSIQEAMRLAQEADLDLVEVAPTARPPVCKLMDYGKFKYESDQKRREARKNQVQTVIKEMKLRPKIDPHDYETKKGHVVRFLKAGDKVKITIMFRGREQSRPELGIRLLQRLSTDVAELGYVEAQPKQDGRNMTMVMAPHKGASQRRPEPEPVR
- the rpmI gene encoding 50S ribosomal protein L35 — its product is MPKMKPHSGASKRFRVTGSGKIMRRRANRAHLLEHKTSRRTRRLNDEVVLAPADNRRISRMLAR
- a CDS encoding RNA methyltransferase; this translates as MTVSFRGAQPLGPRAAGVVAARRLRRPSARRAEGRFLAEGFQAVEAALAAGRLTDLFVGDSAAARHGGLVAKAAAAGVPVRPVTAAAAAALSETVTPQGLVGVATLRATRLADLTSLPGRPGTPGRGRPAVGTGQPGQAGMVGPALVAVCVAANDPGNAGTVIRTADAAGADAVIFAGDGVDPFGGKCVRASAGSLFHLPVITEPDLGVAVDWLRAAGCRVVATSGYGTRDLYDAADAGDLDGPTGWLFGNEAHGLSPDALAAADAVLRVPVYGQAESLNLAVATALCLYASARARRMARSGTHGTGGGERR
- a CDS encoding ATP-binding protein, whose amino-acid sequence is MTHTVTSAPTRVGGQTAGPDDAAGQAAEPGGADAGLTTAGTPDAAAATDSSGAPAGSVTAASATAFDGLPDAVVLTDADGVVLVFNAAAAALTSLDAQAVGGRHVTEVLPLVDERGNDWWEASTAGRRLPRVTGQPERRLTYAGPTRDHDFNVTVRYTRHAGRLLQVALCLRDTASRERIERNRSDLVATVAHELRSPLTSVKGFTATLLAKWERFTDEQKKLMLNTVNTDADRVTRLLTELLDVSRIDAGRIQLRKQIADPKVILTRVLQGKVAAGAAGSDRFVVHIDDELPEMWIDPDKIEQVLHNLVDNALRHGAGTVTVELRGTETGAEVSVADEGDGVPEANAGRVFTKFWRGASRGNGTGLGLYIAKALIEAHGGTIVVGRAPGGGAEFRFSLPAGAPVFG
- the rplT gene encoding 50S ribosomal protein L20; this translates as MARVKRAVNAQKKRRTTLDQASGYRGQRSRLYRKAKEQMLHSMNYAYRDRRARKGDFRQLWITRINAAARANGMTYNRFIQGLKVAGVEVDRKILADLAVNDPAAFTALVEVARAAVPPVASESSAA